One genomic segment of Paenibacillus durus includes these proteins:
- a CDS encoding amino acid ABC transporter permease: MDFNFDIIWGYMPLFLRGTLYTIGFSIASIILGSLLGLGIGFGRMLKSPLWRWPFDTYVNIFRGTPLYVQILIVHFGVVPFFYGSTNALISGVVALSLNSAAYAGEIFRAGIQSVDSGQSEAALSLGMTRLQSMRFVVLPQAIKRMVPAFGNEFIVLVKDSSLLALVAAPEIMYWGNTMKGQYMRIWEPYLTAAVIYFILTYSLNKLLGYIERRM; this comes from the coding sequence ATGGATTTCAATTTCGACATCATTTGGGGGTACATGCCATTATTTTTACGGGGAACCTTGTATACGATCGGTTTTTCAATCGCTTCCATTATACTCGGGTCCCTTCTCGGGCTGGGTATCGGATTCGGCAGAATGCTGAAGAGCCCGCTTTGGCGTTGGCCTTTTGACACCTATGTTAATATCTTTCGGGGTACTCCGCTGTACGTGCAGATTCTGATCGTACATTTCGGGGTTGTGCCTTTCTTTTATGGAAGCACGAACGCGCTGATTTCCGGTGTTGTCGCGCTGTCGCTCAATTCGGCGGCCTATGCGGGGGAAATCTTCCGGGCAGGCATTCAGTCGGTCGATTCCGGTCAGTCGGAGGCGGCATTGTCGCTGGGCATGACCAGGCTGCAGTCGATGCGGTTCGTGGTGCTGCCACAGGCCATCAAGCGAATGGTGCCGGCTTTCGGCAATGAGTTCATCGTGCTGGTCAAGGATTCTTCACTGCTGGCGCTCGTCGCTGCGCCGGAAATCATGTACTGGGGAAATACGATGAAAGGCCAGTATATGCGGATTTGGGAACCGTATTTGACGGCGGCGGTTATTTATTTTATTCTCACCTATTCGCTGAACAAGTTGCTCGGCTATATCGAACGGAGGATGTAA
- a CDS encoding amino acid ABC transporter ATP-binding protein translates to MISVRHLRKSFGNHTVLGDISIDINSREVVVVIGPSGSGKSTFLRCLNLLEQPQGGEIVIEGVNLMDKKTRINEVRTEVGMVFQQFNLFPHKKVIENIMLAPIQVRKWPEDKARQKALELLKKVGLAEKAEVYPPSLSGGQAQRVAIARALAMEPKIILFDEPTSALDPEMVGEVLAVMKDLAREGMTMVVVTHEMGFAREVGDRVLFMEQGAIVEEGPPEVLFGNPQHVRTRGFLSKVL, encoded by the coding sequence ATTATTTCAGTCAGACATCTTCGCAAGTCGTTTGGGAACCATACGGTGCTGGGCGATATCAGCATCGACATTAACAGCCGGGAGGTTGTCGTCGTAATCGGGCCTTCAGGATCGGGCAAATCGACCTTTCTCCGCTGTCTGAACCTGCTGGAGCAGCCGCAGGGTGGCGAGATCGTTATCGAGGGCGTCAATCTGATGGACAAGAAGACGCGGATCAACGAGGTCCGGACCGAGGTTGGGATGGTGTTCCAGCAGTTCAATCTGTTTCCGCACAAAAAGGTGATTGAGAATATTATGCTGGCACCGATTCAGGTTCGCAAATGGCCGGAGGATAAGGCCCGTCAGAAGGCGCTGGAGCTGCTGAAGAAGGTCGGGCTCGCCGAGAAGGCCGAGGTATATCCCCCTTCCCTGTCCGGAGGACAGGCCCAGCGTGTAGCTATTGCCAGGGCGCTGGCCATGGAGCCGAAAATTATACTGTTCGACGAGCCAACATCGGCGCTCGATCCGGAGATGGTCGGCGAGGTGCTGGCCGTCATGAAGGATCTCGCCCGCGAAGGGATGACGATGGTCGTCGTCACGCATGAGATGGGCTTTGCGCGCGAGGTGGGCGACCGGGTGCTGTTCATGGAGCAGGGCGCCATTGTGGAAGAAGGGCCGCCTGAGGTGCTGTTCGGAAATCCGCAGCATGTGCGGACCCGGGGATTTTTGTCGAAGGTACTGTAG
- a CDS encoding TerD family protein, whose amino-acid sequence MAGIHLAKGQNIDLTKGNSGLKNVIVGLGWDPAENEELFGSRQKANIDCDASALLLNADGKLTKKTNLVCFHNMQSSCNSVVHSGDNLTGDDDGDDEQIRVNLDAVPFDVHRILVVVNIYDAVLRGQDFGMIKSAYIRVKNASGGAELVKYNLSDNYSGFTALISGELYRHESEWKFAAIGEGSHAAHISQLAERYV is encoded by the coding sequence TTGGCTGGAATTCATTTGGCAAAGGGCCAGAACATTGATCTGACCAAAGGCAATTCGGGTCTGAAGAACGTGATCGTTGGTTTGGGCTGGGACCCTGCAGAGAACGAGGAGTTGTTCGGCTCCAGGCAGAAGGCCAATATCGACTGCGACGCCTCGGCCCTGCTGCTGAATGCTGACGGGAAATTGACGAAGAAGACCAATCTGGTCTGCTTCCATAACATGCAGAGCTCCTGTAATTCGGTCGTTCATTCCGGCGATAATCTGACAGGCGATGATGACGGGGATGATGAGCAAATCAGGGTGAACCTGGACGCTGTCCCGTTCGATGTGCATCGGATACTGGTTGTCGTCAACATCTACGACGCCGTGCTCCGCGGACAGGATTTCGGCATGATTAAGTCGGCGTATATCCGTGTGAAGAATGCTTCGGGCGGAGCCGAGCTGGTGAAATATAACCTGTCGGACAACTACTCCGGGTTCACCGCTCTGATCAGCGGAGAGCTGTACAGGCACGAATCGGAATGGAAGTTTGCGGCGATCGGCGAAGGCAGCCACGCGGCGCATATCAGCCAGTTGGCCGAGCGGTATGTATAA
- a CDS encoding TerC family protein: MEGLSNFFRSMSDSYGHFFSWHDVIATLSDPVSWGIIASLVLLEGLLSADNALVLAVMVKHLPKEQQKKALFYGILGAYLFRFLAIGLGTYLIKFTLVKVLGALYLFYIAYKGIFKGGGNEKVENKGASFWRTVLLVELMDIAFSIDSVIAAFGLSSEVWVLFMGGILGVLMMRGVAQIFLKLIEKFPELEQMAFLLIAIIAGKMMAGAFGYEMPHVIFFAVIISVFVGTILYSSGRKQREAENEVRH; this comes from the coding sequence ATGGAAGGGTTATCAAATTTTTTTAGGAGCATGAGCGACAGCTATGGCCATTTTTTCTCATGGCATGATGTAATCGCTACGCTGTCGGACCCCGTAAGCTGGGGCATTATCGCAAGTCTGGTCCTGCTAGAAGGACTGCTCTCGGCGGATAACGCGCTCGTGCTTGCCGTAATGGTTAAGCATTTGCCTAAAGAGCAGCAGAAGAAGGCGCTCTTTTACGGGATTCTGGGAGCTTATCTATTCCGGTTCTTGGCCATCGGTCTAGGCACTTATCTGATCAAGTTCACATTGGTTAAGGTTCTTGGCGCCCTCTATCTCTTCTACATCGCCTATAAAGGAATCTTCAAGGGCGGCGGGAACGAAAAGGTAGAGAATAAGGGAGCCTCCTTCTGGAGAACGGTGCTGCTCGTCGAGCTGATGGACATTGCCTTCAGTATCGACAGCGTCATTGCCGCCTTCGGCCTAAGCAGCGAAGTATGGGTGCTGTTCATGGGCGGTATTCTGGGCGTGCTGATGATGCGCGGCGTGGCACAGATCTTCCTGAAGCTGATCGAGAAATTCCCTGAACTGGAGCAGATGGCTTTCCTGCTGATTGCCATTATTGCCGGTAAAATGATGGCCGGCGCTTTCGGATACGAAATGCCCCATGTTATCTTCTTTGCCGTCATCATCTCGGTCTTTGTTGGAACGATTCTGTACAGCTCCGGACGTAAACAACGTGAAGCGGAGAACGAAGTTCGCCATTAA
- a CDS encoding formate/nitrite transporter family protein — protein sequence MENEALLKVEQLALKKQKVYRNSIFRYIARAMLASMFIGFGVIVAFKTGNFFYMEHSPMTYPMAAVTFGAAIILISYGGGDLFTGDTFYYTYAALRKKMQWTDVGRMWVWSYIGNILGATAFALLIYLTGLFYDSNVNGFLLNVVAHKMEAPAIQLFWRAILCNWLVCLAFFVPLSMKADGAKLFAMVLFVFCFFISGYEHSIANMCTFAIALVLDHPGTISWAGVVHNLVPVTLGNLIGGGVLMGVMYYYVNKPFLDDEAH from the coding sequence ATGGAGAATGAAGCACTCTTAAAAGTCGAGCAGTTGGCGCTCAAGAAGCAAAAAGTATACCGCAACAGTATATTCCGCTACATTGCCCGCGCGATGCTGGCCAGTATGTTTATCGGGTTCGGGGTTATCGTGGCATTTAAGACCGGAAACTTTTTTTACATGGAGCATTCTCCAATGACCTATCCTATGGCCGCCGTCACATTCGGAGCTGCTATCATCCTTATTTCTTATGGAGGGGGCGACCTGTTTACCGGCGATACGTTCTATTACACCTATGCGGCGCTTCGCAAGAAGATGCAGTGGACGGATGTCGGACGGATGTGGGTGTGGAGCTACATCGGAAATATTCTTGGAGCAACGGCGTTTGCGCTGCTCATTTATTTGACCGGTCTATTCTATGACTCGAATGTAAACGGGTTCCTCCTGAATGTCGTTGCTCACAAAATGGAAGCCCCGGCAATCCAGCTGTTCTGGCGGGCGATTCTATGTAACTGGCTCGTCTGTCTCGCCTTTTTCGTGCCGCTGTCGATGAAGGCTGACGGCGCCAAATTGTTTGCTATGGTATTGTTTGTGTTCTGCTTCTTTATTTCGGGCTATGAGCACAGTATTGCCAATATGTGTACGTTCGCGATTGCGCTTGTGCTGGATCACCCCGGAACGATCTCGTGGGCCGGTGTCGTACACAACCTGGTTCCGGTTACCCTCGGCAATTTGATTGGCGGCGGCGTGCTGATGGGCGTCATGTATTATTATGTGAACAAGCCTTTCCTGGACGATGAAGCGCATTAA
- a CDS encoding RNA polymerase sigma factor, giving the protein MKINKFHYVLLRGPFHSLDADTQKWAYHSFYRFVYNCVFFMTNARMLTEDIIQEAFLKATAKGPSRRSDINIPSWTRITARNTAIVSISCVNIVEAILNETSVASEVETREKGKLLHQTTNELHSDYQTVLLLFYIDCKFY; this is encoded by the coding sequence ATAAAAATCAATAAATTCCATTATGTTCTGCTGCGCGGCCCATTTCACAGCCTGGATGCCGACACACAAAAGTGGGCTTACCACTCCTTTTATCGGTTCGTATATAACTGCGTATTCTTTATGACGAATGCCCGGATGCTTACCGAAGATATTATCCAGGAAGCGTTTCTCAAAGCTACGGCTAAAGGCCCTAGTCGGCGTTCGGATATCAATATTCCGAGTTGGACTAGAATAACCGCGCGAAACACCGCAATTGTCAGCATTTCCTGCGTTAATATAGTTGAAGCCATTCTAAACGAAACGAGTGTTGCAAGCGAAGTCGAAACCAGGGAAAAAGGCAAGCTGCTTCATCAGACGACTAACGAACTCCACTCTGATTATCAGACCGTGCTGCTGCTGTTTTACATAGACTGTAAATTCTATTGA
- a CDS encoding chymotrypsin family serine protease, translating to MKRKLLSMATILTISIMLLSVSAFAKDLGGMGIPDPVPNSNFDIPIDPGPAPVNAVAISQESEDKEFSQLQDDRVQLQEYMTAHFKDSYAGAYTEKNGSNVILLTSKVNSNNLETLLKEKSKRKDKLKFKYVKYSEDELYKGKEKILKAAESLNLEGVGIDNEQNKVNVYITQENLDSKKKEILKYLDEDLINWIVGDIEIKNNAYNLYPGEQIERYIDGSIWGNCSLGFNGRANGNDVGVTAGHCLNGTYYDLSDGVISIGSMSNANSSSASSYDAGYVTYNSGLNPSVYLNGSTMTIGTTDYSGQYRQVGNYVKIHATSLGGTGTPLLKILDSDLSLPGVTMHLVRTEYGGLTPGDSGGLVYSIANNGVKNYARVEGIYKGSYTSGGTPVGEVFSKYSYVFDGLGLSGVYTDNTY from the coding sequence ATGAAAAGAAAGTTGCTCTCAATGGCTACAATTCTTACCATTTCAATTATGCTTTTATCTGTCTCTGCTTTTGCGAAAGATCTTGGGGGTATGGGAATACCGGACCCTGTTCCAAATTCAAATTTTGACATACCCATTGACCCGGGCCCTGCTCCAGTTAACGCGGTAGCGATATCTCAGGAATCCGAGGACAAGGAGTTTTCCCAATTACAAGATGATCGTGTTCAATTGCAAGAATATATGACTGCCCATTTTAAAGATTCTTATGCCGGTGCATATACTGAAAAAAATGGAAGTAATGTGATACTCTTAACTAGCAAAGTCAACTCTAATAACCTTGAAACTTTATTAAAGGAAAAAAGCAAACGGAAAGATAAACTGAAATTCAAATATGTGAAATACTCCGAGGATGAACTTTACAAGGGAAAGGAAAAAATTTTAAAAGCTGCAGAGTCTTTAAACCTTGAAGGCGTCGGAATTGATAACGAACAGAATAAAGTCAATGTTTATATTACGCAGGAGAATTTGGATAGCAAAAAGAAGGAGATTTTGAAATATTTAGACGAAGACCTAATTAACTGGATTGTTGGCGATATAGAAATTAAAAATAATGCCTATAATTTATACCCAGGTGAACAGATTGAAAGATACATTGATGGATCTATATGGGGAAATTGCAGTCTTGGTTTCAATGGAAGAGCCAACGGCAATGATGTGGGTGTTACAGCAGGACATTGCTTAAACGGAACGTACTATGATTTGTCCGATGGAGTTATTTCCATTGGCTCAATGTCAAACGCGAATAGTAGTTCGGCTTCGAGTTATGATGCAGGGTATGTTACATATAATTCTGGACTTAATCCAAGTGTATATCTTAATGGAAGTACAATGACCATTGGTACTACTGATTATTCCGGACAGTATCGCCAAGTGGGTAATTACGTGAAAATTCATGCAACATCTTTAGGCGGTACTGGCACTCCTCTTTTAAAAATATTAGATAGTGATTTAAGTCTTCCTGGAGTCACTATGCATTTAGTGAGAACAGAATATGGCGGACTTACTCCTGGTGATAGTGGAGGTTTGGTCTATTCGATCGCAAATAATGGGGTAAAGAATTATGCTCGCGTAGAAGGCATCTATAAAGGAAGTTATACTTCTGGCGGGACCCCGGTAGGTGAAGTTTTTTCCAAATATAGTTATGTCTTTGATGGCTTAGGTCTGTCTGGAGTTTATACTGATAATACTTATTAG